The Solea senegalensis isolate Sse05_10M linkage group LG4, IFAPA_SoseM_1, whole genome shotgun sequence genome includes a region encoding these proteins:
- the hdhd3 gene encoding haloacid dehalogenase-like hydrolase domain-containing protein 3: MRVRLSWVLWDVKDTLLKVRVSVGEQYCREAERMGLSLTPTEVDAAFHQAYRCYSSKYPNYGITQGLDGQSWWMGVIRNTFSQCRVDDQVLLNAMAHNLYHNFCKADTWEVFPDSKKALESCSSLGLKLGVVSNFDSRLERILHACDLLSHFSFLVTSEDAGVAKPDPIIFDKALQKCGVPAAGVAHIGDHHVNDYLTSRSVGINGVLLDRQNNQNQVDVEREHRLSSLEELPSWLQQHMK, encoded by the exons ATGCGCGTTCGTCTGAGCTGGGTGCTATGGGATGTGAAGGACACCCTGCTGAAGgtgcgtgtgtctgtgggaGAGCAGTACTGCAGGGAGGCTGAGCGCATGGGCCTGAGCCTCACTCCCACGGAGGTGGACGCTGCTTTCCACCAAGCGTATCGGTGCTATTCCAGCAAATACCCAAACTACGGCATCACACAGGGTCTGGATGGACAGTCTTGGTGGATGGGGGTGATCCGGAACACTTTCTCCCAGTGCAGAGTGGATGACCAAGTCTTATTAAATGCCATGGCTCACAACCTGTATCATAATTTCTGCAAAGCAGACACCTGGGAG GTATTTCCAGACTCGAAGAAGGCCCTGGAGAGTTGCTCTTCTCTAGGACTGAAGCTGGGTGTGGTGTCCAACTTTGACAGCCGTTTGGAGAGAATCTTACATGCGTGTGACCTGCTGTCTCACTTCTCCTTCTTGGTCACGTCAGAGGACGCAGGTGTAGCAAAGCCCGATCCGATCATCTTCGATAAGGCGCTGCAGAAATGTGGCGTCCCAGCCGCTGGCGTGGCTCACATCGGCGACCACCATGTGAACGATTACCTGACCTCTCGGTCTGTGGGCATCAACGGGGTCCTTTTAGACAGACAGAACAATCAGAACCAAGTCGATGTTGAGCGAGagcatcggctcagctcgctggAGGAGCTGCCATCATGGCTCCAGCAGCACATGAAATAA
- the slc2a11a gene encoding solute carrier family 2, facilitated glucose transporter member 11 isoform X1 yields MSHSPAQKGSSLNLVLMVLAAGTGGTLQYGYNLAIMNAPATFIQTFINATVLERWDIQLQDYQVTLVWTIIVSIFSLGGFAGALIAGPMTIRFGRKKCLLLNNIFLMAGTLLAVTSRAAKSFEMIIISRVLVGINCGISMNVQPMYFGESAPKHLRGAASLTSAVFAAFGVMSGQVVGIKEVLGSEPCWQYLLASNAIPGLIQLLTLPWFPESPRYLLIDKGDKEACIKALRCLRGCEVQSSELNEILQEQAETKGMRPRRPWELFSDRSVRWQLVSVMIISSAMQLCGNDSIYFYASYVFKEAGIADDKIQYVTIGTGSCELTACIMCSLLVEHKGRRFMLMGGFILMTVWAVVFTVALSFQNSISWMSYLSMTCIFTYILSFGMGPAGVTGILPTEIFNQAARPAAYMIAGSMMWINLFITGMVFPFLVSELKQYCFVPFAVVCLLSTLYVGLFLPETKGKSLSVITSEFHKLNFKGQDQKCPDSQTEAQYQLGEVSLSTAF; encoded by the exons ATGTCACACTCTCCTGCACAGAAG GGCAGTTCGCTGAACCTGGTGCTGATGGTTCTCGCCGCAGGCACAGGAGGAACTCTTCAGTACGGCTACAACCTCGCTATTATGAATGCACCTGCAACT TTTATTCAGACGTTTATCAACGCGACAGTCCTGGAGCGCTGGGACATCCAGTTGCAGGACTACCAAGTGACGCTGGTGTGGACAATCATCGTCTCCATCTTCTCACTGGGGGGATTCGCTGGGGCTCTTATTGCAGGACCTATGACCATACGCTTTGGGAG GAAGAAATGCCTGCTGCTGAACAACATTTTCCTCATGGCTGGCACGCTCTTAGCCGTGACGAGCAGAGCTGCCAAATCTTTTGAGATGATCATCATCTCACGTGTCCTCGTTGGAATAAATTGTG GAATCAGCATGAACGTGCAGCCCATGTACTTTGGAGAAAGTGCACCAAAGCACCTGCGGGGGGCTGCCTCGCTGACGTCGGCTGTTTTCGCCGCTTTTGGTGTCATGTCGGGACAAGTGGTGGGAATCAA AGAGGTTTTGGGCAGTGAGCCGTGTTGGCAGTACCTTCTTGCCAGTAACGCCATCCCTGGCCTCATTCAGCTCCTGACCTTGCCGTGGTTTCCAGAAAGTCCCAGATACCTGCTCATTGACAAGGGCGACAAGGAGGCTTGTATTAAAG CTCTGCGGTGTCTGCGTGGCTGTGAAGTCCAGAGCAGTGAGCTGAATGAAATTCTGCAGGAACAGGCAGAAACCAAAGGCATGAGGCCAAGAAGACCCTGGGAGCTTTTCAGTGATCGCTCTGTTCGCTGGCAGCTCGTCTCTGTCATGATCATCAGCAGTGCCATGCAGCTCTGTGGCAATGACTCG aTTTATTTCTATGCGTCGTACGTGTTTAAAGAAGCCGGGATAGCCGATGATAAAATCCAGTATGTCACCATCGGCACCGGCTCGTGTGAATTAACGGCGTGTATAATGTGT AGTCTGCTGGTTGAACACAAAGGTCGCAGGTTCATGTTGATGGGAGGGTTCATCCTCATGACGGTCTGGGCCGTTGTTTTCACAGTCGCACTTTCTTTTCAG AACTCCATATCCTGGATGTCGTACCTGAGCATGACCTGCATCTTCACCTACATTCTCAGCTTTGGCATGGGACCAG cTGGAGTGACGGGCATTCTGCCCACAGAGATCTTCAATCAGGCCGCTCGGCCGGCTGCCTACATGATTGCCGGCTCCATGATGTGGATCAACCTCTTCATCACCGGAATGGTTTTCCCATTCCTCGTG AGCGAGCTGAAGCAGTACTGTTTTGTGCCTTTCGCAGTGGTCTGCCTGCTATCTACGCTCTACGTCGGCCTGTTTCTGCCCGAGACCAAGGGGAAGTCTCTGTCGGTCATCACAAGTGAATTCCACAAGCTCAACTTCAAAGGCCAGGACCAAAAGTGTCCAGACTCTCAGACTGAAGCTCAGTATCAGCTGGGTGAAGTTAGTCTTTCCACGGCCTTCTAG
- the tgfa gene encoding protransforming growth factor alpha, which yields MTRIFWDAILLISGSLFTFGAGPSNSTIQTSISFNTNSIVAPNTPISNSAASVGATLATATDVHPVKNSLFTFGEGRTDSSLITSGVPIHANDSSSSSSTSGSTTTTTVATTTTSTPPVKKFVAAAVRSHFDDCPDSHRHFCFHGTCRFLILEETPACVCHPGFIGMRCEHADLLAVVATNHRQQTVATVLVLCVIGCVLVMVLCTLLHCWLRQDCRRRRYAHHYIQDKHEASRYPSESVV from the exons ATGACACGGATTTTCTGGGACGCAATTTTACTCATAAGCG gTTCCCTCTTTACGTTTGGGGCGGGGCCGAGCAATTCAACAATCCAAACTTCCATTTCCTTCAATACAAACTCTATTGTCGCTCCAAACACACCAATAAGCAACTCTGCGGCGAGTGTCGGTGCAACCCTCGCCACTGCCACTGACGTCCATCCAGTTAAAA attccCTCTTTACATTTGGAGAAGGCCGGACTGATTCGTCACTCATCACTTCTGGCGTTCCCATCCATGCAAAtgactccagcagcagcagcagcaccagtggTTCCACGACCACAACCACTGTGGCTACTACTACCACAAGCACCCCCCCAGTTAAGA AGTTCGTGGCGGCGGCTGTTCGATCTCATTTCGACGACTGTCCGGACTCCCACCGCCATTTCTGCTTCCACGGTACATGTCGCTTCCTGATACTGGAGGAGACGCCCGCATGTGT GTGTCATCCAGGATTCATCGGGATGAGGTGTGAACACGCCGACCTCCTTGCCGTCGTAGCAACTAACCACAGACAGCAGACGGTTGCCACAGTGCTGGTGTTGTGTGTTATTGGGTGTGTTCTCGTCATGGTGTTGTGTACACTGTTACA TTGCTGGTTGCGGCAGGACTGTCGAAGGCGGCGCTACGCACATCACTACATCCAGGACAAGCACGAAGCTTCCCGCTATCCTTCTGAGAGTG TGGTTTGA
- the slc2a11a gene encoding solute carrier family 2, facilitated glucose transporter member 11 isoform X2 has product MSHSPAQKGSSLNLVLMVLAAGTGGTLQYGYNLAIMNAPATTFINATVLERWDIQLQDYQVTLVWTIIVSIFSLGGFAGALIAGPMTIRFGRKKCLLLNNIFLMAGTLLAVTSRAAKSFEMIIISRVLVGINCGISMNVQPMYFGESAPKHLRGAASLTSAVFAAFGVMSGQVVGIKEVLGSEPCWQYLLASNAIPGLIQLLTLPWFPESPRYLLIDKGDKEACIKALRCLRGCEVQSSELNEILQEQAETKGMRPRRPWELFSDRSVRWQLVSVMIISSAMQLCGNDSIYFYASYVFKEAGIADDKIQYVTIGTGSCELTACIMCSLLVEHKGRRFMLMGGFILMTVWAVVFTVALSFQNSISWMSYLSMTCIFTYILSFGMGPAGVTGILPTEIFNQAARPAAYMIAGSMMWINLFITGMVFPFLVSELKQYCFVPFAVVCLLSTLYVGLFLPETKGKSLSVITSEFHKLNFKGQDQKCPDSQTEAQYQLGEVSLSTAF; this is encoded by the exons ATGTCACACTCTCCTGCACAGAAG GGCAGTTCGCTGAACCTGGTGCTGATGGTTCTCGCCGCAGGCACAGGAGGAACTCTTCAGTACGGCTACAACCTCGCTATTATGAATGCACCTGCAACT ACGTTTATCAACGCGACAGTCCTGGAGCGCTGGGACATCCAGTTGCAGGACTACCAAGTGACGCTGGTGTGGACAATCATCGTCTCCATCTTCTCACTGGGGGGATTCGCTGGGGCTCTTATTGCAGGACCTATGACCATACGCTTTGGGAG GAAGAAATGCCTGCTGCTGAACAACATTTTCCTCATGGCTGGCACGCTCTTAGCCGTGACGAGCAGAGCTGCCAAATCTTTTGAGATGATCATCATCTCACGTGTCCTCGTTGGAATAAATTGTG GAATCAGCATGAACGTGCAGCCCATGTACTTTGGAGAAAGTGCACCAAAGCACCTGCGGGGGGCTGCCTCGCTGACGTCGGCTGTTTTCGCCGCTTTTGGTGTCATGTCGGGACAAGTGGTGGGAATCAA AGAGGTTTTGGGCAGTGAGCCGTGTTGGCAGTACCTTCTTGCCAGTAACGCCATCCCTGGCCTCATTCAGCTCCTGACCTTGCCGTGGTTTCCAGAAAGTCCCAGATACCTGCTCATTGACAAGGGCGACAAGGAGGCTTGTATTAAAG CTCTGCGGTGTCTGCGTGGCTGTGAAGTCCAGAGCAGTGAGCTGAATGAAATTCTGCAGGAACAGGCAGAAACCAAAGGCATGAGGCCAAGAAGACCCTGGGAGCTTTTCAGTGATCGCTCTGTTCGCTGGCAGCTCGTCTCTGTCATGATCATCAGCAGTGCCATGCAGCTCTGTGGCAATGACTCG aTTTATTTCTATGCGTCGTACGTGTTTAAAGAAGCCGGGATAGCCGATGATAAAATCCAGTATGTCACCATCGGCACCGGCTCGTGTGAATTAACGGCGTGTATAATGTGT AGTCTGCTGGTTGAACACAAAGGTCGCAGGTTCATGTTGATGGGAGGGTTCATCCTCATGACGGTCTGGGCCGTTGTTTTCACAGTCGCACTTTCTTTTCAG AACTCCATATCCTGGATGTCGTACCTGAGCATGACCTGCATCTTCACCTACATTCTCAGCTTTGGCATGGGACCAG cTGGAGTGACGGGCATTCTGCCCACAGAGATCTTCAATCAGGCCGCTCGGCCGGCTGCCTACATGATTGCCGGCTCCATGATGTGGATCAACCTCTTCATCACCGGAATGGTTTTCCCATTCCTCGTG AGCGAGCTGAAGCAGTACTGTTTTGTGCCTTTCGCAGTGGTCTGCCTGCTATCTACGCTCTACGTCGGCCTGTTTCTGCCCGAGACCAAGGGGAAGTCTCTGTCGGTCATCACAAGTGAATTCCACAAGCTCAACTTCAAAGGCCAGGACCAAAAGTGTCCAGACTCTCAGACTGAAGCTCAGTATCAGCTGGGTGAAGTTAGTCTTTCCACGGCCTTCTAG